The Thunnus albacares chromosome 11, fThuAlb1.1, whole genome shotgun sequence genome contains a region encoding:
- the LOC122992003 gene encoding cytohesin-interacting protein, with the protein MNFNGLQRQSSQENHILDNTQRKNKSLWHRRSLRGNSDRHRQNTGTLSRVNKTIQTSTNSLVDYSDPQRITITLEKQDNETFGFDIQTYGLQLRNSSSVEMCTFVCRVQEDSAAESAGLTAGDVIVTINGVSIEGFSHQHVLDLIRKSTNNLKMETVCGSVVKLIELEKKMNALKHSLHERLMELQKLTLQEQRLTRGNLNDSILRLSMDSSGSLNSPKGHRGLRLSSDSSYRSMMTDDSDLASVFGDLSSPGPCSAASTNEDGCFFTDFPTQSMSRRFSSGSSNHHQALSRSSSSGMAGSSGSLSPCWDEKRVSSLFGTLPRKSRRGSVRRHIFKLIPGLQRSVEEEDMGTNSQ; encoded by the exons ATGAATTTCAATGGACTTCAGCGCCAGAGCAGCCAAGAAAATCACATTCTGGATAATACTCAGAGGAAGAATAAGTCTTTGTGGCACAGGCGATCACTGAGGGGAAACAGTGACCGACACCGGCAGAACACAGGCACTCTCTCCAGAGTAAACAAG ACCATACAAACTTCCACCAATTCACTGGTTGACTACTCCGACCCACAAAG AATCACAATTACACTGGAAAAGCAAGACAATGAAACATTTGGTTTTGACATTCAG ACTTATGGCCTGCAGCTGAGGAACAGCTCTTCAGTAGAGATGTGCACGTTCGTATGCAGGGTGCAGGAGGACAGCGCTGCTGAGAGTGCTGGCCTGACCGCAG GAGATGTTATCGTCACCATCAACGGGGTCAGCATTGAGGGTTTCTCTCATCAGCACGTACTTGATCTGATAAGAAAGTCAACCAATAATCTAAA GATGGAGACTGTATGTGGGAGTGTGGTGAAGTTGATCGAGCTGGAGAAGAAGATGAACGCGCTTAAG CATTCACTACATGAGAGATTGATGGAGCTGCAAAAGCTCACATTACAGGAACAAAGACTAACGCGAG GTAATTTGAATGACAGCATTCTCCGCCTCTCAATGGACTCTTCAGGATCTCTGAACTCCCCCAAAGGCCACCGTGGCCTCCGTTTATCAAGTGACAGTAGCTACAGGAGCATGATGACTGATGACAGTGACCTGGCCAGTGTGTTTGGGGATCTGAGCTCACCCGGCCCCTGCAGCGCAGCCAGCACCAATGAAGATGGCTGCTTCTTCACAGATTTTCCTACACAGAGCATGTCCAGGAGGTTTTCATCAGGCTCCAGCAATCATCATCAAGCCCTCAGCCGCTCCAGCAGCTCCGGTATGGCTGGCAGCAGCGGCTCCCTCTCTCCTTGCTGGGATGAAAAAAGGGTCTCCTCCTTGTTTGGTACCCTGCCCAGGAAAAGCAGGCGTGGTAGTGTTCGAAGACACATCTTCAAGTTAATTCCTGGACTCCAGCGATCAGTTGAAGAAGAAGACATGGGAACAAACTCTCAGTGA
- the LOC122992004 gene encoding uncharacterized protein LOC122992004, protein MEMEKSTMLSKALRLTEEEDAMASQVLEIIGGISLEALQTLEEPEDRDVWSLEEGDDSVFYSDEDQNHEDIKTKIAFDFGVNGCRRLVNSEATDEPIPQAEDDPGAEVSTDLQNSEMEREVTPQVILTEHEEESEEPQTPNIEPMNQSDPADPGAEGNPTPEKSVSTWGEILQLNGTVADMQTQPGQNISSGEENLPVEVSEAQTSNLEPFDVSNEESCMRLSGEPEAPNQMSSAEHLMSGDGDREPEQDHNLHVPAGSQQEPSPGHSTLPWKSSPDHHKPFNHLTSSKYGTVSYRKIRRGNTRQKIETFEYMIMNL, encoded by the exons ATGGAGATGGAAAAGAGCACAATGCTTTCAAAGGCCCTGAGACTCACAGAAGAGGAAGACGCAATGGCATCCCAAGTATTGGAGATCATTGGTGGGATCAGTCTTGAGGCCCTTCAGACCCTGGAGGAGCCTGAGGACAGAGATGTGTGGTCACTAGAGGAGGGGGATGACTCTGTGTTCTACAGTGACGAGGACCAAAATCAtgaggacataaaaacaaagatagcCTTTGATTTTGGTGTTAATGGGTGCCGGCGTCTTGTTAACAGTGAGGCCACTGATGAACCTATCCCACAGGCAGAAGATGATCCAGGAGCAGAAGTCAGTACTGACCTGCAAAATTCAGAGATGGAGAGGGAAGTTACTCCGCAGGTCATTCTGACTGAACATGAGGAGGAAAGCGAAGAACCCCAGACACCAAATATTGAACCGATGAATCAATCAGATCCTGCAGATCCAGGAGCAGAGGGCAATCCAACCCCAGAGAAGTCAGTGAGCACCTGGGGAGAAATTCTGCAACTTAACGGCACAGTGGcagacatgcaaacacagcCTGGACAGAATATATCATCAGGGGAAG aGAATCTACCAGTTGAGGTGTCGGAGGCACAAACATCAAATCTTGAACCCTTTGATGTGTCTAATGAGGAGAGTTGTATGAGGCTGAGTGGGGAACCAGAGGCCCCAAACCAGATGTCTAGTGCTGAACACCTGATGTCAGGTGATGGTGACAGGGAGCCAGAGCAGGACCACAACTTGCATGTTCCTGCAGGATCCCAGCAAGAACCCAGTCCGGGCCACTCCACTCTGCCGTGGAAATCCAGCCCCGACCACCACAAACCCTTCAACCACCTCACCTCCTCCAAATACGGCACCGTGTCCTACCGTAAGATCCGCAGAGGAAACACCCGCCAGAAGATAGAAACCTTTGAGTACATGATCATGAATTTGtaa